In one window of Ptiloglossa arizonensis isolate GNS036 chromosome 5, iyPtiAriz1_principal, whole genome shotgun sequence DNA:
- the LOC143146824 gene encoding MD-2-related lipid-recognition protein, whose product MQRDNNIEFSIVLRRKAYERGAVFLSFRDDHPSRMNRNSEFLVVFLVLALSMVYAEIIPHRPCPYPDQTPLNCTIHEVNLDPCKEAAEGKPCKIKKGITGNITFQYTPNFSADTLQGRVYWATQATDIPFLGMDSDACLSTPCPVLADQKSTYHAEIHILKKYPVRTFDLKWKIWNEQEQECCFMFQIKITK is encoded by the exons ATGCAACGTGATAACAACATAGAGTTCAGCATAGTTCTCCGAAGGAAGGCATATGAG AGAGGAGCTGTCTTTCTTTCATTTCGTGACGACCATCCGTCGAGGATGAACCGAAACAGTGAATTCCTCGTTGTCTTCCTGGTCCTAGCTTTATCAATGGTCTACGCGGAAATCATACCGCATCGGCCGTGTCCTTACCCTGATC AAACTCCTTTGAATTGTACCATACATGAAGTAAACTTAGATCCTTGTAAAGAGGCTGCGGAGGGTAAACCATGTAAAATAAAGAAGGGAATTACTGGAAACATAACCTTCCAATACACACCTA atTTCTCAGCGGATACGTTGCAGGGTCGAGTTTATTGGGCAACTCAAGCAACGGATATTCCATTTTTGGGAATGGATTCTGATGCTTGCTTATCAACTCCGTGTCCAGTTTTAGCGGATCAAAAGAGCACGTATCACGCGGAAATACACATTCTGAAAAAGTATCCTGTT AGAACCTTTGACCTTAAATGGAAAATCTGGAACGAGCAGGAGCAGGAGTGTTGTTTCATGTTTCAAATTAAGATAACAAAGTGA